From a single Nicotiana tomentosiformis chromosome 2, ASM39032v3, whole genome shotgun sequence genomic region:
- the LOC104112657 gene encoding 2-methylpropanoate--CoA ligase CCL4-like: MDQLKPRPPNSSPLTPLTFLERAATIYADCPSVVYNNITHTWSQTHTRCLKVASSIASLGINRGDVVSVVAPNVPAMYELHFAAPMAGAVLNTINIRLDARTISILLYHSESKLIFVDCQSKSLVLEALSLFPPKSNRPLLVLIEDDEFPTPQTSEFISTYEKLVEKGDSGFNWVRPKSEFDPIVMNYTSGTTSAPKGVVHSHRGLFIISLDSLQQWLVPKQPVYLWTLPMFHANGWSYPWGMAVVGGTNICLRKFDAKIIYDSIEKHNVTHICAAPVVLNMLSNSPDSKPLKNPVYIMTAGSPPPASVLFRTESLGFVVHHGYGLTETGGLVISCTWKNQWNKLPAAERARLKSRQGVRTIGMTGVDVVDPESGVSVKRDGTTLGEIVLKGGCVMLGYLKDPEGTLKCMKDDGWFYTGDVAVMHPDGYLEIKDRSKDVIISGGENLSSVEVESVLYAHPAINEAAVVARPDEFWGETPCAFVSLKGKEKASEKDIIEFCRAKLPHYMVPKTVIFKEELPKTSTGKIQKFVLRDIAKGMGKRMSRM; encoded by the coding sequence ATGGATCAGCTAAAGCCAAGACCACCAAATTCAAGTCCTCTTACTCCTCTTACCTTCTTAGAAAGAGCTGCCACCATCTATGCCGATTGCCCTTCCGTTGTTTACAACAATATTACTCACACCTGGTCCCAAACCCATACCCGTTGTCTGAAAGTTGCTTCCTCAATTGCCTCTCTTGGTATCAATAGAGGTGATGTCGTGTCAGTTGTCGCCCCTAACGTACCTGCCATGTACGAGCTGCATTTTGCAGCTCCGATGGCGGGTGCTGTCCTTAACACCATCAATATCCGTCTCGATGCTCGCACTATCTCTATCCTCCTCTATCACAGCGAATCGAAACTTATATTTGTCGATTGTCAATCAAAGTCGCTAGTTCTTGAAGCGTTATCCTTGTTTCCGCCGAAATCCAACCGTCCACTGCTAGTTCTCATCGAAGATGACGAATTCCCAACTCCACAAACCAGTGAATTCATCAGCACGTATGAGAAATTAGTGGAAAAAGGGGATTCGGGTTTCAATTGGGTTCGACCCAAAAGTGAATTTGATCCAATTGTGATGAATTACACTTCTGGTACAACCTCTGCCCCAAAAGGTGTGGTTCATAGCCACAGGGGACTTTTCATTATTTCATTGGACTCTTTACAACAATGGCTTGTTCCAAAACAGCCCGTTTATTTATGGACACTTCCTATGTTTCATGCTAACGGCTGGAGCTATCCTTGGGGCATGGCCGTAGTTGGTGGAACTAATATCTGTTTGAGAAAATTCGACGCCAAAATCATTTACGACTCCATCGAAAAACACAACGTTACTCATATTTGTGCTGCTCCTGTGGTACTCAACATGTTGTCAAATTCCCCTGATAGCAAGCCTTTAAAAAACCCTGTTTATATTATGACTGCAGGATCTCCACCCCCTGCATCTGTCCTGTTTCGAACAGAGTCGTTAGGATTTGTAGTGCACCACGGATATGGGCTAACAGAAACTGGTGGGCTAGTAATTTCTTGTACGTGGAAAAATCAGTGGAATAAATTGCCTGCAGCGGAAAGAGCGAGGTTGAAATCAAGACAAGGTGTGAGGACTATAGGGATGACTGGAGTGGACGTTGTGGATCCAGAATCTGGAGTCAGTGTAAAACGCGATGGTACGACGTTAGGTGAAATTGTCCTAAAGGGTGGCTGTGTTATGTTAGGGTACCTTAAAGACCCCGAGGGAACATTAAAATGTATGAAAGATGATGGTTGGTTTTACACGGGGGATGTTGCGGTTATGCACCCTGATGGGTACTTGGAAATTAAGGACAGGTCAAAGGATGTGATTATAAGTGGTGGTGAGAATTTGAGCAGTGTCGAAGTAGAGTCAGTGTTGTACGCACATCCAGCAATTAATGAGGCAGCGGTTGTGGCACGACCAGATGAATTTTGGGGTGAGACTCCGTGTGCATTTGTTAGcttgaaaggaaaagaaaaggcaagtgagAAGGATATTATAGAGTTTTGTAGAGCCAAATTGCCACATTATATGGTGCCAAAGACTGTGATTTTCAAAGAAGAGCTGCCAAAGACTTCAACTGGGAAAATTCAGAAGTTTGTGCTGAGAGATATAGCTAAAGGTATGGGGAAAAGGATGAGCAGAATGTAG